The DNA segment AACTGCCCGGCCAGCCTTACGACGACGAGATCGAGCGGCTCGACCTGCTGGAAATCATCGAGAGCGTGCGGGCCGAAAACCTCGACCTGAAACGCCAACTGGCCGCCGCCCGCGGGCGGGTCGGTCAACTGGAAGGCGCGCCCGTCTCGGCCCCGACTTTTTCCACCGCCGGCACCTCCTCGACGCGCACGCCTCCGGCGAGTACGTCTTCCCGCCCCGTCACGAACACCACGGCGGCAACCTCCACCTCCGCTCCGCGCCCGTCCACGGCGACAGCAAACACCCGCCCGTCAGCCTCGGCGGCCAGCCCGGCCCCCAGCGGGATGCGCCTGTACACGGTGGAGGCCGGGGACACGCTGTCGCGTATCAGCACGAAATTCTACGGCTCCTCGGCGCGCTGGCAGGACATTTTCAACGCCAACCGCGACACCCTGGCCAGCCCGCACTCGCTACGCCAGGGACAGCAGATCAAGATCCCGCCGGAGTAGGAGCGCTTACAATTGTTACCGGTGTGCCTTTTTGCCCTTTCCGGTCTTCCTGTTAAATTCCATATTCAAACAAGACTAGGATGACCTTTCCTGTAATTATTGTTGATACGGAATAGTTTTTATGCTGTCGTGATGAAAGAAAAAAAGGTCAGGGCAGTGGAAATTCAGGGCGAATACGGGGCGGTGACCGTGTCAGAGCGGGTGCTGCAAAAAATCTGGCAGCGCGGCGATTTCAGGCAGGAACGGCTGCGGACACTGGAGGGGCAGCGACTGGCCATTCGCCGGCGGGGGCGCTGGAACCACTACGAGGGGCCGGACTTTCGCGAGGCCGAGTTGATGCTCGACGGCGAAAAGCTGGAGGGCGATGTCGAGGTGCATTTTTACCCGCAGGACTGGTTCCTGCACGGGCATGACCGCGACCCCGGTTTCGACCGGGTGGCACTGCATGTGTGCCTGTTTCCTCCCTTGAACTCAAAACGTCCGGCAGTCACGAGCGGCGGGCACTGGCCGCCCACGCTTGTCCTGCTGGACCGCCTGGAGCAGGACCTGGAAAGCTACGCCTCGGAGGAGGCACTGCTGGCGCTGGAAAAGACCGAGCAACTGGCCGCATTGGAGGTCATGCTGGCGGCCCGGCCCGAAGACCGCCTGGCCGAACTGCGGGAGCGGGCGGGGCGGCGTTGGCGGCAGAAGGCGGCCTTTGCTCGCCAGCGACTGAGCCGGATGGAGTGGGACCAGGCCTGTCACCTGACCGCGCTGGAGGTGCTTGGCTACCGCCGTAACCGCGCTCCCATGACGGCGCTGGCAGGGCATTACCCGCCGGAGGAGATGCGGGGGCGCAGCGCGGAGGAGCTTTTTAGCCGGATGAAGGGCGAGTGGGCGTTGACGGGGCTGCGTCCGCCCAATCACCCGAAGCGCCGGCTGGCGCAATACCTGGAACTGCTGGACAAGCGCCCGGACTGGCCGCAACGGCTGATCGAGTGGGGGCTGGAAAAGCGCCTGCACTGCCGGGCCGGGGCAGAGACGGGAGTCGAGCGGCGGCGAGGCCTGAGTGCCGCCCGGCAGGTGTTGGCGGAGGATGTGCTGGCCGGGACGGTCGGCGGCAGCCGCTTTGACACGCTGGCGGTGGATGCCTTTCTGCCGTTGCTGGCGGTGAAAACCGGGGCGGAGCTGTTCGCGGCGTGGTTTCACTGGTGGGTGGGAGACATGCCCGACACGTTAAAGGACTTTCTCCGGCAGGCTGAGATCACCGGTCCCGGACGGCCCGCCGCCAACGGCTGGGCGCAGGGCGGCTGGCAACTGCTTTTGGAAAGCGGCTTGTAATCACGGCGTTTTCGGGAAATATTAGGGCGTACGGGCCGTGTCACTTGATTGCACGGATAATTTTGCTGCACAACCTTTCCTGAAAACCGTTATTGCCCATGAAACTGTTAAAATGGATCCTCATTCTTGTCGTCGTCTGCGTGCTTCTGGCCGTGGCTGGCATCCTCTTTGTCCTCAACAGCGCCGGTTTCCAGAAGTCCCTCGTGCAGGGGGTGTTGGACAAGCAGGTCTCGGTGCGCGAGTTTGAGTATTTCAAGGCCGGGTTCAGCCAGGTGACGATCCGCTCGCTGGCGGTGGAAAAAGACGGCACCCTCATCGGTCTGGAGGATCTGACCCTGAACTACTCGCTCTGGGATTACCTCTTTGGCAAGGAGGTTCGGGTCGATTCGCTGGCGGTGAAGGGTCTCGTGGTCAACATGCGCGGGCCATCCATCCCGATGGGGCCGGGGCCGGTCATCCCGCAGTTGAGCAGTCCGAGCGAAGTCTCACCCGGCACGGTGGCCGAGAAGACCGGTTCTAAAACCTCGTCCGGGAAAACCGAACTG comes from the Ruficoccus amylovorans genome and includes:
- a CDS encoding LysM peptidoglycan-binding domain-containing protein, translated to MGKIWFALALVLFSLCGCSDNSSLEVVPERDEKHFNRGMIKLSEQRYDEALGAFLKVIEKRPEAPESHLEAGRLYQDYLGDPIAAIYHYRKYLEYRPDSDQSPLVRQMIESAKKDFARQLPGQPYDDEIERLDLLEIIESVRAENLDLKRQLAAARGRVGQLEGAPVSAPTFSTAGTSSTRTPPASTSSRPVTNTTAATSTSAPRPSTATANTRPSASAASPAPSGMRLYTVEAGDTLSRISTKFYGSSARWQDIFNANRDTLASPHSLRQGQQIKIPPE
- a CDS encoding DUF2851 family protein; amino-acid sequence: MKEKKVRAVEIQGEYGAVTVSERVLQKIWQRGDFRQERLRTLEGQRLAIRRRGRWNHYEGPDFREAELMLDGEKLEGDVEVHFYPQDWFLHGHDRDPGFDRVALHVCLFPPLNSKRPAVTSGGHWPPTLVLLDRLEQDLESYASEEALLALEKTEQLAALEVMLAARPEDRLAELRERAGRRWRQKAAFARQRLSRMEWDQACHLTALEVLGYRRNRAPMTALAGHYPPEEMRGRSAEELFSRMKGEWALTGLRPPNHPKRRLAQYLELLDKRPDWPQRLIEWGLEKRLHCRAGAETGVERRRGLSAARQVLAEDVLAGTVGGSRFDTLAVDAFLPLLAVKTGAELFAAWFHWWVGDMPDTLKDFLRQAEITGPGRPAANGWAQGGWQLLLESGL